A stretch of the Polaribacter pacificus genome encodes the following:
- the prmC gene encoding peptide chain release factor N(5)-glutamine methyltransferase → MQLNQFKQYLTSKLQEKYPSTEIESFFYLLIEETLGLKRIDIALQPAISIPDNVLSFLKSAVDRLEKQEPIQYIIGSTHFYDLIFKVSPNTLIPRPETEELVTWILETVSAKNEQQKNLQILDIGTGSGCIAVSLAKNLPNATIYALDVSQEALKIANQNAKDNQTNIHCIEADILNTQNLQSLFKGLTFDIIVSNPPYVRNLEKKEMQPNVLENEPHLALFVNDNEPLIFYKKIAQLAKQQLKEEGLLFFEINQYLGPQMLNLLQETGFENNLLKKDIFKNDRMTKSTVKSL, encoded by the coding sequence ATGCAACTAAACCAATTTAAGCAGTATCTAACTTCTAAACTTCAAGAAAAATACCCTTCTACAGAAATAGAAAGTTTTTTTTATTTGTTGATAGAAGAAACCTTAGGTTTAAAAAGAATTGACATTGCTTTACAACCAGCTATTAGCATTCCAGACAATGTGTTAAGCTTTTTAAAATCTGCTGTTGATCGTTTAGAAAAACAAGAACCTATTCAGTACATTATTGGAAGCACCCATTTTTACGACCTTATTTTTAAAGTAAGTCCAAATACCCTAATCCCGAGACCTGAAACTGAAGAATTGGTTACTTGGATTTTAGAAACGGTTAGCGCTAAAAATGAACAACAGAAAAACCTTCAAATTTTAGACATCGGTACTGGGAGCGGTTGCATTGCCGTTTCTTTAGCCAAAAACCTACCGAACGCTACCATTTATGCTCTTGATGTTTCTCAAGAAGCCTTAAAAATTGCAAATCAGAACGCCAAAGACAACCAAACCAACATTCACTGTATAGAGGCTGATATTTTAAATACTCAAAATTTACAAAGCCTTTTTAAAGGACTTACCTTTGATATTATTGTATCGAATCCTCCCTATGTAAGAAACTTAGAAAAAAAAGAAATGCAGCCCAATGTTTTAGAAAACGAACCGCATCTAGCCTTGTTTGTCAACGATAATGAACCTTTAATTTTTTATAAAAAAATAGCCCAGTTAGCCAAGCAGCAATTAAAAGAAGAGGGACTTTTATTTTTCGAAATCAATCAGTATTTAGGACCTCAAATGCTAAACCTACTTCAAGAAACTGGGTTTGAGAACAACCTGTTAAAGAAAGACATCTTTAAGAATGATCGTATGACAAAATCTACGGTCAAATCACTTTAA
- a CDS encoding GNAT family N-acetyltransferase, with product MNTEAPFIRAIKVEDNEQIAKVIRAVLIEFGVPKVGTAYEDKALENLYNAYREENTIYYVIEHQGKVIGGAGIAPLANYEGPVCEFQKMYFLPEARGLGLGSKLIEKCLLKARSFGFEHCYLETLPYMEAARALYKKNGFVSLNKPLGDTGHYSCNMWMLKEL from the coding sequence GTGAATACAGAAGCACCCTTTATTAGAGCGATAAAAGTAGAAGATAACGAGCAAATTGCAAAGGTCATAAGAGCTGTTTTAATTGAGTTTGGAGTACCAAAAGTAGGCACTGCCTACGAAGACAAAGCGCTCGAAAACTTATACAATGCCTATAGAGAAGAAAATACCATTTATTATGTTATTGAACATCAAGGCAAGGTAATTGGAGGCGCAGGAATTGCTCCTTTAGCCAATTATGAAGGCCCTGTTTGCGAATTCCAAAAAATGTATTTCTTGCCAGAAGCTAGAGGTCTTGGACTGGGAAGCAAATTAATTGAAAAATGCCTGCTAAAAGCCCGCTCTTTTGGTTTTGAACATTGTTATTTAGAAACCCTACCCTATATGGAAGCAGCAAGAGCGCTCTATAAAAAAAATGGTTTTGTTTCTTTAAACAAACCTTTGGGAGACACAGGACACTACTCTTGTAATATGTGGATGTTAAAAGAATTATAA